The Bombus terrestris chromosome 4, iyBomTerr1.2, whole genome shotgun sequence genome has a window encoding:
- the LOC100647894 gene encoding 60S ribosomal protein L7, translating into MADTKKETEPAAAKKLPAVPESVLKRKKTREAVRAARLQISIKQRASRYLKRKLIFKNAEKYVKEYRMEERDQIRLARQAKTQGNYYIFNEARLAFVIRIRGVNQVSPKVRKVLQLFRLKQINNGVFVKLNKATINMLRIIEPYITWGYPNLKSVRELIYKRGFAKINRQRIPITSNSIIEKKLGRSGIICIEDLIHEIFMVGPKFKFASNFLWPFKLNTPSGGWRKKTNHYVEGGDFGNREDKINELLRRMI; encoded by the exons ATGGCGGATAC GAAGAAGGAAACCGAGCCCGCAGCAGCTAAAAAGCTGCCGGCAGTGCCGGAATCAGTccttaaaagaaagaaaactcgTGAAGCAGTACGAGCTGCACGTCTTCAAATATCGATTAAG caACGCGCGAGTCGATATCTGAAAAGAAAACTAATCTTTAAGAATGCCGAAAAATATGTGAAAGAATATAGAATGGAAGAAAGAGACCAAATCAGATTGGCAAGACAAGCTAAGACTCAAGGCAACTATTACATCTTTAACGAAGCACGTCTGGCATTTGTTATCCGTATTCGGGG tgTGAACCAAGTTTCTCCTAAAGTACGTAAAGTACTTCAGTTGTTCCGCCTGAAACAGATCAATAATGGCGTATTTGTGAAACTGAACAAGGCAACAATTAACATGCTCCGCATCATTGAACCATATATCACATGGGGCTATCCAAATCTAAAATCAGTTAGAGAATTAATCTATAAAAGAGGATTTGCCAAAATAAATAGGCAGCGTATTCCTATTACAAGTAATTCAATCATTGAAAAGAAACTTG gTCGCTCTGGTATTATTTGTATAGAAGATTTGATCCACGAAATATTCATGGTCGGACCAAAATTCAAGTTTGCAAGCAATTTCTTATGGCCATTTAAG CTCAACACACCTAGTGGTGGATGGCGTAAAAAGACTAACCACTACGTTGAAGGTGGCGATTTTGGTAATCGTGAAGACAAAATCAATGAACTCCTCAGGAGaatgatttaa